One window from the genome of Pseudanabaena yagii GIHE-NHR1 encodes:
- a CDS encoding glutathione S-transferase family protein yields MLLLQFSTSHYCRKARLALGYKQIPYQVENLTPGLHIFRVKPLSGKKTVPVLLPQQKNCPAVVADSTEIIRFLEAYQPNPPLYLEDDLQQQEALRLEDYFDESIGTAARFVYYQFRANDGKQIDPSWMSQMVIAIVRSQYGINADSAKLAAQRIDEAIAMLSKFWQDGYLVGDRFSVADLAAAALLSPLGLIPTYRRDYPWLFERITEIHQLCHEPLPKNWEAGLK; encoded by the coding sequence ATGCTTCTATTACAGTTCAGCACTTCCCACTATTGCCGCAAAGCACGTCTAGCTCTTGGCTATAAACAAATTCCCTATCAAGTCGAAAACCTGACTCCCGGTTTACATATTTTCAGGGTTAAGCCACTATCAGGTAAAAAGACTGTGCCTGTATTACTTCCCCAACAAAAAAATTGTCCTGCCGTAGTTGCTGATTCCACTGAAATTATTCGCTTTCTCGAAGCCTATCAGCCTAATCCCCCACTTTATTTAGAAGATGATCTGCAACAACAAGAAGCCTTAAGATTGGAAGATTATTTTGATGAATCCATTGGTACGGCAGCAAGGTTTGTGTATTACCAGTTTCGTGCTAATGATGGTAAGCAAATCGATCCTTCATGGATGAGTCAGATGGTAATTGCCATCGTCCGATCGCAATATGGCATTAATGCAGACTCGGCAAAATTAGCAGCTCAAAGGATCGATGAAGCGATCGCAATGTTAAGTAAGTTTTGGCAAGATGGCTACTTAGTAGGCGATCGCTTTAGTGTCGCTGACTTAGCGGCAGCAGCATTACTTTCTCCCTTAGGCTTAATTCCCACCTATCGTCGTGACTATCCTTGGCTGTTTGAACGCATCACCGAAATTCATCAGCTTTGTCACGAACCTTTACCAAAAAATTGGGAAGCTGGGCTTAAATAA
- a CDS encoding DUF309 domain-containing protein → MIESNTVDPLFAEAIAQFNNGDYYACHDTLEAIWNDAWQSDRAFYQGILQIAVGLYHLQNHNWHGATILLGEGTSRLPAYLPDYQSIDVETLLEDSLEILRAVQISGKEGIGDILKRIEQGDLKIPKI, encoded by the coding sequence ATGATTGAATCAAACACCGTCGATCCTTTATTTGCCGAGGCGATCGCTCAGTTTAATAATGGAGATTATTACGCCTGTCACGATACATTAGAAGCGATTTGGAATGATGCTTGGCAAAGCGATCGGGCTTTTTATCAGGGGATTTTACAAATTGCCGTCGGTCTATATCATCTCCAAAATCACAATTGGCATGGAGCCACAATTCTCTTAGGAGAAGGTACAAGTCGCTTACCTGCATATCTTCCAGATTATCAATCCATAGATGTCGAGACTTTACTGGAAGACAGTTTAGAAATCTTACGCGCTGTCCAGATAAGTGGCAAAGAAGGAATTGGTGATATCTTAAAAAGAATTGAGCAAGGTGATTTAAAAATCCCTAAAATCTAG
- a CDS encoding UbiD family decarboxylase, translating into MTRDLRSFLKLLEERKQLHRVKAQVDSQLEIAEISNRLLQSGGPALLFENVKGYNVPVAVNLLGTVERVCWAMGMKEQSELEVLGEKLGKLQSPKPPKKISQAIEFGKILFDVVKSRPQKLLFGNAPCQEIVLQGDDVDLDQIPILKPYPKDGGRAVTLALVITKDVENGIPNVGVYRLQQQSKKTMTVQWLSVRGGARHLRKATEAGKKLEIAIAIGVDPVLIMAAATPIPVDLSEWIFAGLYGNEGVQLTKCKTLDLEVPACAEYVLEGTITPHEVGTDGPFGDHMGYYGGINDQAPLIRFHCMTHRKDPIYLTTFSGLPPKEEAMMAIALNRIYTPILRQQVSEITDFFLPMEALSYKAAIISIKKAYPGQARRAALAFWSALPQFTYTKFVIVVDHTINIRDPRLVVWALSSKVDPTRDVFILPDNPFDSLDFACEKEGLGGRMGIDATTKIYPETDRDWGDPLESDPDVADMVTRRWAEYGLADIKLDGADPNLFGYDIH; encoded by the coding sequence ATGACCCGTGACCTGCGATCGTTTCTCAAACTGCTCGAAGAGCGCAAACAACTACATCGTGTCAAAGCCCAAGTTGATTCCCAGTTAGAAATTGCTGAGATTAGTAATCGCCTATTGCAATCGGGGGGACCCGCACTGCTATTTGAGAATGTCAAAGGCTATAACGTACCAGTTGCTGTGAATTTATTGGGCACAGTAGAGCGCGTCTGCTGGGCAATGGGTATGAAAGAACAATCAGAACTAGAAGTTCTAGGTGAGAAATTGGGCAAATTACAAAGCCCAAAGCCACCGAAGAAAATTTCACAGGCGATCGAATTTGGGAAGATTCTCTTTGATGTGGTGAAGTCACGTCCCCAGAAGCTTCTCTTTGGGAATGCACCCTGTCAAGAAATAGTATTGCAAGGTGATGATGTAGATCTTGATCAGATTCCCATTCTCAAACCCTATCCTAAAGATGGTGGTCGTGCAGTGACGCTGGCGCTAGTGATTACGAAGGATGTTGAGAATGGGATTCCGAATGTGGGGGTTTACCGTTTGCAGCAGCAGTCCAAAAAAACGATGACGGTGCAATGGCTGTCAGTGCGTGGTGGTGCGAGGCATTTACGCAAGGCGACTGAGGCGGGCAAGAAACTCGAAATTGCGATCGCGATCGGGGTTGATCCAGTCTTAATCATGGCGGCTGCAACGCCGATTCCTGTGGATTTATCGGAATGGATTTTTGCAGGACTCTATGGCAATGAAGGCGTACAGCTTACCAAATGTAAAACCCTCGATTTAGAAGTTCCTGCCTGTGCGGAATATGTTTTGGAAGGAACGATTACACCCCATGAAGTGGGAACCGATGGCCCTTTTGGCGATCACATGGGCTATTACGGAGGCATTAATGATCAAGCGCCTCTGATTCGCTTCCATTGCATGACTCATCGCAAAGATCCCATCTATCTCACCACCTTTAGCGGCTTGCCTCCCAAGGAAGAAGCAATGATGGCGATCGCTCTAAATCGGATCTATACCCCCATCCTCCGCCAGCAAGTTTCAGAAATTACCGATTTCTTCCTGCCAATGGAAGCGCTGTCCTATAAAGCAGCAATTATTTCCATTAAAAAGGCTTACCCCGGACAAGCACGCCGCGCCGCTCTTGCCTTTTGGAGTGCCTTGCCTCAGTTTACCTACACCAAATTTGTGATCGTGGTTGACCATACGATCAATATTCGCGATCCGCGTTTAGTGGTTTGGGCGCTCAGTTCCAAGGTTGACCCCACCCGTGATGTGTTTATTCTGCCCGACAACCCCTTCGATTCCCTCGACTTTGCCTGTGAGAAGGAAGGACTAGGCGGACGCATGGGCATTGATGCCACTACCAAAATTTATCCTGAAACCGATCGCGATTGGGGTGATCCTTTAGAGAGCGATCCTGATGTGGCGGATATGGTTACAAGGCGTTGGGCAGAGTATGGTTTAGCTGACATTAAGCTTGATGGAGCTGATCCTAATTTATTTGGTTACGATATACATTAG
- a CDS encoding pentapeptide repeat-containing protein, which produces MKYRIYSAIALLIILLLFPLPAIAANPSHIVKLQTMQTCQVCDLTGAYLPVSKLDYTFILSSDLSRANLIGSSITFSNLSRANLNGANLSHVNFKHTKLLLTDFTNAIFDKTDLTEADLTSATISDSQLAKAKLCKTVLPDGLVSDRDC; this is translated from the coding sequence ATGAAATATCGCATCTATTCGGCGATCGCGCTACTTATCATTTTGCTTTTGTTTCCCTTACCAGCAATAGCCGCGAACCCTAGCCATATTGTCAAGTTACAAACTATGCAAACCTGCCAAGTTTGCGATTTGACTGGGGCATATTTACCCGTTAGCAAATTAGACTATACGTTTATATTGTCTTCTGATCTGAGTAGAGCTAATTTAATTGGCTCTAGCATTACTTTCTCAAATCTGAGTCGCGCTAATCTGAATGGAGCGAATCTTAGCCATGTTAATTTCAAGCATACGAAATTGTTGCTTACTGATTTTACGAATGCAATTTTCGATAAGACTGATCTGACAGAAGCTGATCTCACCAGTGCAACCATTTCGGACTCGCAACTAGCAAAAGCAAAGTTGTGTAAGACAGTTTTACCCGATGGATTAGTTTCTGATCGTGACTGTTAA
- the xth gene encoding exodeoxyribonuclease III: MKIATWNVNSVRTRINHVCDWLQANPDVDLLCLQETKVIDADFPHQPFTDLGYQTYIYGQKSYNGVAIISRSPLENIQTGFVSVLGEIADPSLDDQKRLIAAKFGDVQIVNMYVPNGSEVDSDKYAYKLRWLKLLKEYLQTLLSKNANVLICGDFNVAIADIDIYDPKGREKKVMSTDIEREALAEVLNLGFKDVFRKFESDGGYYSWWDYRSGGFSRNRGWRIDYHFLTESLYERATACEIDVEPRKLTQPSDHTPVIVTID; the protein is encoded by the coding sequence ATGAAAATCGCAACTTGGAACGTCAACTCAGTTCGCACAAGGATCAATCATGTTTGTGATTGGTTACAGGCAAATCCTGATGTCGATCTGTTGTGTTTACAAGAGACCAAGGTAATTGATGCGGACTTTCCCCATCAGCCTTTTACCGATTTGGGCTATCAAACCTATATTTATGGTCAGAAATCCTATAACGGAGTAGCAATAATTTCGCGATCGCCTTTAGAAAATATTCAAACTGGCTTTGTTTCGGTATTGGGAGAAATTGCTGACCCTAGCCTAGATGACCAAAAGCGTTTGATTGCGGCTAAATTTGGCGATGTCCAAATTGTGAATATGTATGTCCCCAATGGCTCTGAGGTCGATAGTGATAAATATGCCTACAAGTTACGCTGGCTGAAGCTCTTAAAAGAATATTTGCAAACTTTGCTCAGCAAAAATGCTAATGTCCTGATTTGCGGCGATTTTAACGTGGCGATCGCTGATATCGACATTTATGATCCTAAGGGACGCGAGAAAAAGGTAATGTCCACGGATATTGAGCGAGAGGCTCTAGCAGAAGTCTTGAATCTGGGATTTAAGGATGTATTTCGGAAGTTTGAATCGGATGGCGGGTACTATAGCTGGTGGGATTATCGTTCTGGAGGTTTTTCACGTAATCGTGGCTGGCGAATTGATTATCATTTTTTGACGGAATCTCTCTACGAAAGGGCAACTGCTTGTGAAATCGATGTTGAGCCACGTAAGTTAACGCAACCGAGCGATCATACTCCCGTCATTGTGACGATTGATTAA
- a CDS encoding BolA family protein, with the protein MISHNYIAELIRTALPNAKVQVEDPNHDGQHFAAIVVAEQFEGLSMIKQHKLVYGAIQEHLDTGAIHALQLKTYSLSQWEKMQVQVL; encoded by the coding sequence ATGATTTCTCACAACTACATTGCCGAATTAATTCGTACTGCTTTACCCAATGCCAAAGTTCAGGTTGAAGATCCTAATCATGATGGTCAACACTTTGCTGCGATCGTGGTTGCTGAACAGTTTGAAGGCTTATCAATGATTAAGCAACACAAATTAGTATATGGCGCAATTCAAGAACATCTCGACACTGGCGCAATCCATGCCCTACAGCTAAAAACCTATAGCCTCTCTCAATGGGAAAAGATGCAAGTTCAAGTTCTCTAA